A region from the Pelagovum pacificum genome encodes:
- a CDS encoding peptide chain release factor 3, protein MSNRPDLPPEIARRRTFAIISHPDAGKTTLTEKFLLFGGAIQMAGQVRAKGEARRTRSDFMQMEKDRGISVSASAMSFDYRNFRFNLVDTPGHSDFSEDTYRTLTAVDAAIMVIDGAKGVESQTQKLFEVCRLRDLPILTFCNKMDRESRDVFEIIDEIQENLAIDVTPASWPIGIGRDFVGCYDLLRDRLELMDRADRNKVAESIEINGLDDPKLAEHVPAHLLDKLREEVEMARELLPPLDAKAFLEGTMTPIWFGSAINSFGVKELMDGIGNFGPEPQPTSAEPRQIAPEEKKVSGFVFKVQANMDPKHRDRVAFVRMSSGHFERGMKLTHVRTKKPMAISNPVLFLASDRELAEEAWAGDIIGIPNHGQLRIGDTLTEGEALKVTGIPSFAPELLQGVRAGDPMKAKHLEKALFQFAEEGAAKVFKPAFGSGYVVGVVGALQFEVLASRIELEYGLPVRFDASQFTSARWVHGGKDAVEKFAAANKQHIATDHDGDTVYLTRLQWDIDRVERDYPDVTLSATKEMMV, encoded by the coding sequence CGAGATCGCCCGTCGCCGGACCTTTGCGATCATCTCTCACCCGGATGCCGGGAAGACGACGCTGACCGAGAAGTTCCTGCTCTTCGGTGGCGCGATCCAGATGGCTGGCCAGGTCCGCGCCAAGGGCGAGGCGCGGCGCACGCGGTCGGACTTCATGCAGATGGAGAAGGACCGGGGGATCTCGGTTTCCGCCTCGGCGATGTCGTTCGATTACCGGAACTTCCGGTTCAATCTCGTCGACACGCCCGGCCACAGCGACTTTTCCGAGGACACCTACCGGACGCTGACCGCCGTCGATGCCGCGATCATGGTGATCGACGGCGCGAAGGGCGTGGAGAGCCAGACGCAGAAGTTGTTCGAGGTCTGCCGCCTGCGCGACCTGCCGATCCTCACCTTCTGCAACAAGATGGACCGCGAAAGCCGCGACGTCTTCGAGATCATCGACGAGATCCAGGAGAACCTCGCGATCGACGTGACGCCGGCGTCCTGGCCGATCGGCATCGGCCGCGATTTCGTCGGCTGCTACGACCTGCTGCGCGACCGGCTGGAGCTGATGGACCGGGCGGACCGCAACAAGGTCGCCGAGAGCATCGAGATCAACGGACTCGACGATCCGAAGCTGGCGGAGCACGTGCCGGCGCACCTGCTCGACAAGCTGCGCGAAGAGGTCGAGATGGCGCGCGAGCTGCTGCCGCCGCTCGACGCCAAGGCGTTCCTCGAAGGCACCATGACGCCGATCTGGTTCGGCAGCGCGATCAACTCCTTCGGGGTGAAGGAGCTGATGGACGGGATCGGCAACTTCGGTCCCGAGCCGCAGCCGACGAGCGCCGAGCCGCGCCAGATCGCGCCGGAGGAAAAGAAGGTGTCGGGCTTCGTCTTCAAGGTACAGGCCAACATGGACCCCAAGCACCGCGACCGCGTCGCCTTCGTGCGGATGTCCTCGGGCCATTTCGAACGCGGGATGAAGCTGACGCACGTGCGCACGAAGAAGCCTATGGCGATCTCCAACCCCGTGCTGTTCCTCGCCTCCGACCGGGAGCTCGCGGAAGAGGCCTGGGCCGGCGACATCATCGGCATCCCCAACCACGGCCAGCTGCGGATCGGCGACACGCTGACCGAAGGCGAAGCGCTGAAGGTGACGGGCATCCCGTCCTTCGCACCGGAGCTTCTGCAGGGTGTGCGCGCGGGCGATCCGATGAAGGCCAAGCACCTCGAGAAGGCGCTGTTCCAGTTCGCCGAGGAAGGCGCGGCCAAGGTCTTCAAGCCGGCCTTCGGGTCGGGCTACGTCGTCGGTGTCGTCGGCGCGCTGCAGTTCGAGGTATTGGCGAGCCGGATCGAGCTGGAATACGGGTTGCCCGTCCGGTTCGATGCGTCGCAGTTCACCTCGGCCCGCTGGGTGCATGGTGGCAAGGACGCGGTGGAGAAGTTCGCCGCCGCCAACAAGCAGCACATCGCAACCGATCACGACGGCGACACGGTCTACCTCACGCGCCTGCAATGGGACATCGACCGGGTGGAGCGGGATTACCCGGACGTGACGCTGTCGGCGACCAAGGAAATGATGGTCTGA
- a CDS encoding exopolysaccharide biosynthesis protein, with product MAQSSTIQPSDAGPAQVEGILTDLDDLVATKDCVSFGEIVEALGAKSYGPLLLILALLLLLPTGMIPGVGGAIGTIKILIGLQVLRGRNGVWLPQFVRDREISSDHLHSMVEKIRPVARWLRRRMKVRMSWLAEGRTSLTLIAVIMMASGLGMVTLGFIPVIAPFFGLPLVCLALGVVSRDGLMVAAGYVLMLPPPLIAIFWL from the coding sequence ATGGCACAGAGCAGCACGATCCAGCCGTCAGACGCTGGCCCCGCCCAAGTCGAAGGTATCCTCACCGATCTCGACGATCTCGTCGCGACGAAGGACTGCGTCTCCTTCGGTGAAATCGTGGAGGCGCTCGGCGCGAAGAGTTACGGGCCACTGCTGCTTATCCTGGCGCTGTTGCTGCTGTTGCCGACGGGGATGATCCCCGGTGTCGGCGGTGCCATCGGGACGATCAAGATCCTGATCGGTCTTCAGGTTCTGCGAGGGCGCAACGGCGTCTGGTTGCCGCAGTTCGTGCGCGATCGCGAAATCAGCTCGGACCACCTGCATTCGATGGTGGAGAAGATTCGCCCCGTCGCCCGATGGCTGCGGCGGCGGATGAAAGTGCGGATGAGCTGGCTCGCGGAGGGGCGGACGTCGCTGACGCTGATCGCCGTCATCATGATGGCTTCGGGGCTCGGGATGGTAACCCTCGGCTTCATCCCCGTAATCGCGCCGTTCTTCGGACTGCCGCTGGTGTGCCTCGCGCTTGGCGTCGTCAGCCGAGACGGGCTGATGGTGGCGGCGGGATACGTTCTAATGCTCCCGCCGCCGTTGATCGCGATCTTCTGGCTTTAG
- a CDS encoding OsmC family protein, with amino-acid sequence MIKKFGTANWQGDLKTGKGKISTETKVLDAVPYGFNTRFEGQKGSNPEELIGAAHASCFAMALSLNLGEAGLTADNIDAKSTVSLEEVDGGFAITKAHIEVTASVPGASEEQFTSAANATKTGCPVSKVLNCEITMDAKLA; translated from the coding sequence ATGATCAAGAAATTCGGGACCGCGAACTGGCAGGGCGACCTCAAGACCGGCAAAGGCAAGATCTCGACGGAGACGAAGGTGCTCGATGCCGTGCCCTACGGCTTCAACACGCGCTTCGAAGGCCAGAAGGGCTCCAACCCCGAAGAGCTGATCGGTGCCGCGCACGCCTCGTGCTTCGCGATGGCGCTGAGCCTGAACCTCGGCGAGGCGGGCCTCACCGCAGACAACATCGACGCGAAGTCGACCGTATCGCTGGAAGAAGTCGACGGCGGCTTCGCCATCACCAAGGCGCACATCGAAGTCACGGCCTCCGTGCCGGGCGCTTCGGAAGAGCAGTTCACCAGCGCCGCCAATGCCACGAAGACGGGCTGCCCCGTCTCCAAGGTGTTGAACTGCGAGATCACGATGGATGCGAAACTGGCCTAA
- a CDS encoding DEAD/DEAH box helicase — MTTFSELNLNPKVLKAVEEAGYETPTPIQAGAIPPALEGKDVLGIAQTGTGKTASFTLPMISQLYRGRARARMPRSLVLAPTRELAAQVAENFDTYAKHTKLTKALLIGGVSFKEQDALIDKGVDVLIATPGRLLDHFERGKLILTDVKVMVVDEADRMLDMGFIPDIERIFGLTPFTRQTLFFSATMAPEIERITNTFLSNPVRVEVARQATASDTITQGVVVFKPSRKDREGSEKRAVLRGLIEREGAECRNGIIFCNRKVDVDVVAKSMKKYGYDAAPIHGDLDQSQRMKTLEGFREGTLRFLVASDVAARGLDIPNVSHVFNYDVPSHAEDYVHRIGRTGRAGRKGTTMMICVPRDEKNLEDIERLIQTEVPRLENPIKSSAPAEAPAASTDDAPKPRSRRSSSRSRKPAEAQDAPEATEATPEQAKTESSTPEQTKPEQAESAPEATSSSSSRSRSRGGRRNESKDEPVVGMGDDAPRFITLSFAERSAG, encoded by the coding sequence ATGACGACTTTTTCCGAACTGAACCTAAATCCCAAAGTGCTCAAGGCTGTCGAAGAGGCAGGCTATGAGACCCCCACCCCGATCCAGGCCGGTGCGATCCCCCCTGCCCTCGAAGGCAAGGACGTGCTCGGCATCGCCCAGACCGGGACCGGGAAAACCGCCAGCTTCACGCTGCCGATGATTTCCCAGCTTTATCGTGGCCGCGCCCGCGCGCGCATGCCGCGGTCTCTGGTGCTCGCCCCGACGCGGGAACTTGCCGCGCAGGTGGCCGAGAACTTCGATACCTATGCCAAGCACACCAAACTGACGAAGGCGCTGCTGATCGGCGGCGTCTCCTTCAAGGAACAGGACGCGCTGATCGACAAGGGCGTCGACGTGCTGATCGCGACGCCGGGCCGCCTGCTCGACCATTTCGAGCGCGGCAAGCTGATCCTGACGGACGTGAAGGTCATGGTCGTCGATGAGGCCGACCGGATGCTCGACATGGGGTTCATCCCCGACATCGAGCGGATTTTCGGCCTGACGCCCTTCACCCGGCAGACTCTGTTCTTCTCCGCCACCATGGCGCCGGAGATCGAGCGCATCACCAACACGTTCCTGTCGAACCCGGTCCGCGTCGAGGTTGCCCGCCAGGCGACCGCCTCGGACACGATCACGCAGGGTGTTGTGGTGTTCAAACCGTCGCGTAAAGATCGCGAAGGGTCCGAGAAGCGCGCGGTCCTGCGCGGCCTGATCGAGCGGGAAGGCGCGGAGTGCCGGAACGGCATCATCTTCTGCAACCGCAAGGTCGACGTCGATGTCGTCGCCAAGTCGATGAAGAAGTACGGCTACGATGCCGCGCCGATTCACGGCGACCTGGACCAGAGCCAGCGGATGAAGACGCTCGAGGGCTTCCGCGAAGGGACCTTGCGGTTCCTCGTGGCCTCCGACGTCGCCGCACGCGGGCTCGACATTCCGAACGTGAGCCACGTCTTCAATTACGACGTGCCCTCTCATGCCGAGGATTACGTGCACCGCATCGGTCGCACGGGTCGTGCCGGTCGCAAGGGCACCACGATGATGATCTGCGTGCCGCGTGACGAGAAGAACCTCGAAGATATCGAGCGGCTGATCCAGACCGAGGTGCCGCGGCTGGAGAACCCGATCAAGTCCTCCGCCCCGGCAGAGGCGCCGGCGGCCAGCACGGACGATGCGCCCAAGCCGCGCTCGCGCCGGTCTTCGTCGCGGAGCCGCAAACCGGCGGAAGCGCAGGATGCGCCCGAAGCCACCGAGGCGACGCCGGAGCAGGCAAAGACCGAATCGTCGACGCCGGAGCAGACCAAGCCCGAGCAAGCCGAATCGGCACCTGAGGCGACGTCCTCCTCCTCGTCGCGCAGCCGCTCGCGCGGTGGCCGCCGCAACGAGTCCAAGGACGAACCCGTGGTCGGGATGGGTGACGACGCGCCGCGCTTCATCACCCTCAGCTTCGCGGAGCGCAGCGCGGGCTGA
- a CDS encoding TfoX/Sxy family DNA transformation protein, whose product MSDITSIPDLGPATARSFERAGVTTAEEIRALGPDTAYARLLSSGVRPHFIAYYSLVMGLQGRPWNDAKGAEKSSLRKRFDALCRDTSSSPQSELDRFLDEIGVRPSGSM is encoded by the coding sequence ATGAGCGACATCACTTCGATCCCGGATCTCGGCCCCGCGACGGCGCGTTCTTTCGAGCGTGCAGGTGTGACAACAGCCGAGGAGATTCGCGCGCTAGGGCCGGACACCGCCTACGCGCGGCTCTTGTCGTCCGGCGTTCGGCCGCATTTCATCGCATATTACTCGCTCGTGATGGGTCTGCAGGGCCGGCCCTGGAACGATGCGAAGGGCGCCGAAAAATCCAGCCTCCGCAAAAGGTTCGACGCGCTCTGCCGAGACACCTCCTCTTCCCCTCAGTCAGAGCTCGATCGGTTCCTCGACGAGATCGGTGTGCGTCCGTCGGGATCAATGTAA
- a CDS encoding DUF4112 domain-containing protein → MQDVRTLEEELTRIRRVAWRMDAICYVPGTNLSLGLDNLFGLIPVVGDALSLAPSIWMIHHAHKIGATPGAIAYMIANLVVDVLIGSVPLIGDLFDIAYNANIRNYRLLEKNLARRAERARVVVPVPPAALAV, encoded by the coding sequence ATGCAGGATGTCCGGACGCTGGAAGAGGAATTAACCCGCATCAGGCGCGTCGCCTGGCGGATGGACGCGATTTGCTACGTGCCGGGGACGAACCTGTCGCTCGGCCTCGATAACCTGTTCGGGCTGATCCCGGTGGTGGGCGACGCGCTGTCGCTCGCACCGTCGATCTGGATGATCCACCACGCCCACAAGATCGGGGCGACACCGGGGGCCATCGCCTACATGATCGCCAATCTCGTGGTCGACGTCCTGATCGGATCTGTGCCGCTGATCGGTGACCTGTTCGACATCGCCTACAACGCCAACATCCGGAACTATCGGCTGCTCGAGAAAAACCTCGCCCGCCGTGCCGAGCGCGCCCGCGTGGTCGTGCCCGTGCCGCCGGCCGCGCTTGCCGTCTAG